One Nitrosopumilus piranensis genomic region harbors:
- a CDS encoding LamG domain-containing protein, translated as MISKTIVLAMTLFAGMLGIVSTTTADADISHKLLIYPNESDLAGTENLVGVWNFDNTLQDSSQNGNDGVISVGSELYVDSTYGGGFTFDNNDADINLSNENNFDFDYDDPFSLVVKIDGWNDLGTETQFFIKSALSPVTTDSMIVGLLGGEQLAFRQYDTSGVVHFCESATRFADGDYIFAVTYDGTDTTDCSGVRMWANGVEETVNDFSSGTMTTILNDEAPKIGGWSGTPNGSIDFIRIYDDVLTESEIWAIGNMTGFVDVGQRIIDLESENTSLQNQITSVNGTVQDNVAEIDDLYDFWDDLRASIITWLAGRP; from the coding sequence ATGATTAGTAAAACGATAGTACTGGCAATGACTCTTTTTGCAGGAATGCTTGGAATTGTTTCAACAACCACTGCAGATGCGGACATATCTCACAAACTGCTAATCTATCCTAACGAGTCAGATTTGGCAGGGACTGAAAATTTAGTAGGAGTGTGGAATTTTGACAACACATTACAAGATTCATCACAAAATGGAAATGATGGAGTGATAAGTGTGGGCAGTGAATTGTATGTTGATTCTACTTATGGTGGAGGATTTACATTTGATAATAATGATGCAGACATTAATTTAAGCAATGAAAATAACTTTGATTTTGATTATGATGATCCATTTTCATTAGTTGTTAAAATTGATGGTTGGAATGATCTAGGAACTGAAACACAGTTTTTCATAAAATCTGCATTATCTCCAGTTACGACGGATTCCATGATAGTAGGTTTGTTAGGAGGTGAACAGCTTGCATTTAGACAATATGATACAAGTGGTGTTGTTCATTTTTGTGAATCTGCAACAAGGTTTGCAGATGGAGATTACATTTTTGCAGTAACATATGATGGTACAGATACAACAGATTGTTCAGGTGTAAGAATGTGGGCAAATGGGGTTGAAGAAACAGTGAATGATTTCAGTTCAGGAACAATGACTACAATACTAAATGATGAGGCCCCAAAGATAGGAGGGTGGTCTGGAACCCCTAATGGTAGCATCGATTTTATTAGAATTTATGATGATGTCCTAACTGAATCAGAGATTTGGGCAATAGGAAACATGACCGGATTTGTAGATGTAGGTCAGCGGATCATAGATCTTGAATCAGAAAACACATCACTTCAAAATCAGATTACGTCAGTTAATGGAACAGTACAAGACAATGTCGCAGAGATTGATGACTTGTATGATTTCTGGGATGATCTCCGGGCAAGCATCATAACCTGGCTAGCAGGAAGACCATAA
- a CDS encoding 4-hydroxybutyrate--CoA ligase, with the protein MTESVVLSPKSIAVIGASDKRGSVGATITSNIMNGFKGTVYPISPSRDTVFYKKAYKSVLDVPKPIDLAVIVIKNTLVAPVLEECGKKKIKGVIIITAGFKEVDEEGAKREQEIKDIAKKYKIQVIGPNCLGVMNLDPKTMMNSTFLKITPKSGKIALVSQSGAICAALVEDASAQGIGFSAVVSLGNKAVMSEVDVLKILANHKQTKVIVMYLEDMGNGQEFLKVCKNITKKLKKPVLVLKSGRSPEGAKAAMSHTGALMGSDEIYDALLKQSGAIRVDTMEELFDYATAFSKQPLPSSGDLVIVSNAGGPAIISTDACSKAKIKMADITSIRKKIDEVIPPWGSSRNPVDIVGDADFNRFHNVLDRVLKHPKVGSVISMCTPSGTLDYDKLAEVIVDMSKKYKKTMLASLMGLDEGITNREILADGNVPYYTYAEGAIRTLAAMIRFSNWVKSSPGKITKFKVDKAKAKKIFDKVKKEKRPNLLEEEGQEVLKAYGLPLPKSALAKNETEAVKIAKKIGYPIVMKIASPQIIHKSDAGGVKVNITNDTEVKDAFKTIVKNAKRYNKKAEIKGVLIVEMVKGGKELIIGSKLEPGFGPVIMLGMGGIYVEVLKDVTFKLAPVTDKEADDMIASIKTQKLLQGVRGEKPSDITKLSECIQRLSQLVSDFKEIKELDMNPVLVMEKGKGCRILDVRIGL; encoded by the coding sequence ATGACAGAATCTGTCGTTTTATCTCCAAAATCTATTGCAGTAATTGGTGCATCTGACAAAAGAGGAAGTGTTGGAGCTACTATCACATCAAACATTATGAATGGTTTTAAAGGAACAGTTTATCCAATTAGCCCCTCAAGAGATACGGTATTTTACAAAAAAGCATACAAGAGTGTTTTAGATGTTCCAAAACCAATTGATCTAGCAGTTATTGTAATCAAAAATACATTGGTTGCACCAGTTCTAGAAGAATGTGGTAAGAAAAAAATCAAAGGAGTAATTATCATCACAGCTGGCTTCAAAGAAGTTGATGAAGAAGGGGCAAAACGTGAACAAGAAATAAAAGATATTGCTAAAAAATACAAAATCCAAGTAATTGGACCTAATTGTCTTGGTGTCATGAATCTTGATCCAAAAACAATGATGAATTCAACTTTTCTTAAGATTACACCAAAATCTGGAAAAATTGCACTTGTATCTCAAAGTGGAGCAATTTGTGCTGCACTAGTTGAAGATGCTAGTGCACAAGGAATTGGTTTTTCTGCTGTTGTAAGTCTTGGAAACAAAGCTGTAATGAGCGAAGTTGATGTTCTAAAAATTCTTGCAAATCATAAACAAACTAAGGTCATTGTAATGTATCTTGAAGATATGGGTAATGGACAAGAATTCCTTAAAGTTTGTAAGAATATTACTAAAAAACTCAAAAAACCAGTACTTGTTCTCAAATCTGGACGTAGTCCTGAAGGTGCAAAAGCTGCAATGTCTCATACTGGGGCATTGATGGGCTCTGATGAAATTTATGATGCTCTTCTAAAACAATCTGGTGCCATTAGAGTTGATACAATGGAAGAGTTGTTTGATTATGCAACAGCCTTCTCAAAACAACCATTGCCATCAAGTGGTGATCTAGTTATTGTTTCAAACGCTGGTGGCCCTGCAATTATCTCTACAGATGCCTGTTCAAAAGCTAAAATCAAGATGGCAGATATCACCAGTATTAGAAAAAAAATTGATGAGGTAATTCCGCCTTGGGGAAGTTCTAGAAATCCAGTTGATATTGTTGGTGATGCTGATTTTAATAGATTTCATAATGTACTAGATCGTGTTCTTAAACATCCAAAAGTAGGTTCTGTTATCTCTATGTGTACTCCTTCTGGAACCTTAGACTATGATAAACTTGCAGAAGTTATTGTTGATATGTCAAAAAAATACAAAAAGACAATGCTGGCAAGTTTGATGGGATTAGATGAAGGAATTACAAATAGAGAAATTTTAGCTGATGGGAATGTTCCATATTATACATATGCAGAGGGTGCAATCAGAACGCTTGCTGCAATGATTAGATTCTCTAACTGGGTAAAATCTTCTCCTGGTAAGATAACAAAATTCAAAGTTGACAAGGCTAAAGCCAAAAAAATATTTGATAAAGTCAAAAAAGAGAAAAGACCAAATCTCCTAGAAGAAGAAGGTCAAGAAGTTCTCAAAGCGTATGGTTTACCACTTCCTAAAAGTGCACTTGCTAAAAATGAAACTGAAGCAGTAAAGATTGCAAAAAAGATTGGTTATCCTATTGTAATGAAGATTGCATCTCCACAAATTATTCACAAATCAGATGCAGGTGGTGTTAAAGTTAATATCACAAATGATACTGAAGTAAAAGATGCATTCAAAACCATTGTGAAGAATGCAAAAAGATACAACAAGAAAGCAGAGATCAAAGGTGTTTTGATTGTTGAGATGGTTAAAGGTGGTAAAGAACTCATCATTGGTTCTAAACTGGAACCTGGATTTGGTCCGGTCATTATGCTTGGAATGGGTGGAATCTATGTTGAAGTTCTCAAAGATGTTACATTCAAACTTGCTCCTGTTACTGACAAAGAAGCAGATGATATGATTGCATCAATTAAAACTCAAAAACTCCTTCAAGGTGTTAGGGGCGAGAAACCATCAGATATCACAAAACTTTCTGAATGTATTCAGAGATTATCACAATTAGTTTCTGACTTTAAAGAGATTAAAGAATTAGACATGAATCCTGTTCTGGTTATGGAAAAAGGAAAGGGATGTAGAATTCTAGATGTCAGAATAGGCCTCTGA
- a CDS encoding 4-hydroxyphenylacetate 3-hydroxylase family protein codes for MANVLKTIRTGEDYIESLRGRDLKVYLFGELVKEPVDHPIIRPSINAVAETYDLAVREEALASADSSITGLKVNRFLHIAESAEDLVLQNKMQRKLGQNTGTCFQRCVGMDALNSLHSTTFEIDEKHGTDYHKRFLEFVKMVQKENLVIGGAMTDPKGDRSKGPSEQEDPDLFTRIVDTDENGVYVSGAKAHQTGCINSHWIILMPTIRLTEDDKDWAIVGAIPADAKGVTYIYGRQSCDTRSMEEGDIDDGNAKFGGQEALIILDRVFIPWDKVFMHGEYEFASMLIERFTCYHRRSYVCKTGLGDVLIGAAATIADYNGVPKVSHIKDKIIEMTHLNETIFAAGIASSHQGQKMKSGVYLNDDMLAQVCKHNVTRFPYEISRLAQDIAGGLVVTLPSEKDFRHPEAGPLLKKYLAGRKGTDVENRMRILRLIENMTLGRNAVGYLTESMHGAGSPQAQRIQIQRQMQIGYKKNLAKNLAGIKNDIVEPSEPSEYFKRVFKTKDSVL; via the coding sequence ATGGCTAATGTCTTAAAGACGATTAGAACTGGTGAAGATTATATTGAAAGCCTTAGGGGCAGAGATCTTAAGGTTTACCTTTTTGGAGAATTAGTAAAAGAACCTGTAGATCATCCAATTATTAGACCATCAATTAATGCTGTTGCAGAAACATATGATCTTGCAGTACGTGAGGAAGCATTAGCTTCTGCTGATTCATCAATTACAGGACTAAAAGTAAATCGATTTTTACATATTGCAGAGAGTGCTGAAGATTTAGTTTTACAAAATAAAATGCAACGTAAACTAGGTCAAAACACTGGTACATGTTTCCAAAGATGTGTTGGAATGGATGCACTGAACTCTTTACATTCAACAACTTTTGAAATCGATGAAAAACATGGTACAGATTACCACAAAAGATTTTTAGAATTTGTAAAGATGGTTCAAAAAGAAAATCTTGTAATTGGTGGTGCTATGACTGATCCAAAAGGAGATAGAAGTAAAGGACCTTCTGAACAAGAAGACCCTGATTTATTTACAAGAATTGTTGATACTGATGAAAACGGAGTTTATGTTTCTGGTGCTAAAGCACATCAAACTGGTTGCATAAACTCTCACTGGATAATTTTAATGCCAACTATTAGATTAACAGAAGATGATAAAGACTGGGCAATTGTAGGTGCAATTCCTGCAGATGCAAAAGGTGTTACTTACATTTACGGTAGACAATCTTGTGATACACGAAGTATGGAAGAAGGTGATATTGATGATGGTAATGCAAAATTCGGCGGACAAGAAGCACTAATCATCTTAGATAGAGTGTTTATTCCATGGGACAAAGTCTTCATGCATGGTGAATATGAATTTGCATCAATGCTTATAGAACGTTTCACATGCTATCATAGACGTAGTTATGTTTGTAAAACTGGACTCGGTGATGTTCTAATCGGAGCTGCAGCAACAATTGCAGACTATAATGGCGTTCCTAAAGTTTCTCACATTAAAGATAAGATTATTGAGATGACTCATCTTAATGAAACAATATTTGCAGCAGGTATTGCATCTTCTCATCAAGGTCAGAAGATGAAATCGGGTGTATATCTTAATGATGATATGCTTGCACAAGTTTGTAAACACAATGTCACAAGATTCCCCTATGAAATTAGCAGACTTGCACAAGACATTGCAGGTGGATTGGTAGTTACACTTCCCTCTGAAAAAGACTTTAGACATCCAGAAGCAGGCCCATTACTAAAAAAATATCTCGCTGGAAGAAAAGGTACAGATGTTGAAAATAGAATGAGAATTCTTAGATTAATTGAAAACATGACTTTAGGTAGAAATGCAGTTGGGTATCTTACAGAATCAATGCATGGTGCAGGTTCTCCACAGGCTCAAAGAATTCAAATACAAAGGCAAATGCAAATTGGATACAAAAAGAATCTGGCAAAGAATTTAGCTGGAATTAAAAATGATATTGTAGAACCATCTGAGCCATCAGAATATTTCAAACGAGTCTTTAAAACAAAAGACTCTGTACTTTAG
- a CDS encoding signal peptidase I — MTKKSISKGIIKDIVIVAVGVLVIWIGLQIAFGTQNPFYVVASGSMIPVLEVYDVLIVQGHEPFEEIEVGDIIVFNRPSDHNRVIVHRVASILDDDPRTIRTKGDANPASIPGTDFPITEKEYIGKVAYTLPQVGYITQLLKPPINYVIIAIVIGIMVVKQMTKRKKEKETTFTDTTDTDDSNTIEELSDIDKIEEDSEYSEPVEKSKEIEEKEESTEIKSDTSNESEEKKD, encoded by the coding sequence TTGACAAAAAAGTCTATTTCAAAAGGAATCATCAAAGATATTGTTATCGTTGCAGTTGGAGTTTTGGTAATTTGGATTGGTCTGCAAATTGCATTTGGGACACAAAATCCATTTTATGTAGTTGCAAGTGGCAGCATGATACCTGTTTTAGAAGTGTATGATGTTTTGATTGTTCAAGGGCATGAACCGTTTGAAGAAATTGAAGTAGGAGATATTATTGTATTTAATCGACCTTCTGATCATAATAGAGTGATTGTACATAGAGTTGCATCTATCTTAGATGATGATCCCAGAACAATTAGGACAAAAGGAGATGCAAACCCAGCATCAATTCCAGGTACTGATTTTCCGATTACTGAAAAAGAATACATTGGAAAAGTAGCATATACACTTCCACAAGTAGGATATATTACACAGTTACTAAAACCGCCAATTAATTATGTCATAATTGCAATTGTTATTGGAATTATGGTGGTTAAGCAGATGACAAAGAGGAAAAAGGAAAAGGAAACCACGTTTACAGACACAACAGACACTGATGATTCCAATACCATAGAAGAATTATCAGATATTGATAAGATTGAAGAAGATTCTGAATATTCTGAGCCAGTAGAAAAATCAAAAGAGATTGAAGAAAAAGAGGAATCTACTGAAATTAAATCAGATACATCAAATGAATCTGAAGAAAAAAAAGACTAA
- a CDS encoding zinc-ribbon domain-containing protein: MSSELRIKKLRGSGGYVMARVTDEQQMKGNLGGPDLFLAPIGRLDADKISKHFCNTCEKEFEGSPKIEFENPNEEVAENLILAERGQYICNTCGSSIAEYREFKKQDETGDVGNAKPLEPQTEVSTQAEPPQQVTENTPQQIEQPEPQQPQEETTQHSPTTSVSSIEGRVVYDENANKIGIAKQVGIDSTQSMVLVITQNDGTEGSIPWKNIRKVGEVILLGNPEESVTPGKCSNCGFSNKEGSKFCEECGTPLQ, translated from the coding sequence ATGAGTTCAGAGCTTAGAATAAAAAAATTAAGAGGTTCTGGGGGCTATGTAATGGCTCGTGTCACAGATGAACAGCAGATGAAAGGAAATCTGGGAGGTCCAGATCTGTTCTTGGCACCAATTGGCAGATTAGATGCAGATAAAATTTCTAAACATTTTTGCAATACTTGTGAAAAAGAATTTGAAGGTTCACCAAAGATTGAATTTGAGAATCCAAATGAAGAGGTTGCAGAAAATTTAATTCTTGCAGAAAGAGGACAGTATATCTGCAATACATGTGGATCATCAATTGCAGAATATAGAGAATTTAAGAAACAAGATGAAACAGGAGACGTAGGTAATGCAAAACCATTAGAGCCACAAACCGAAGTTTCCACACAAGCTGAACCCCCACAACAAGTAACTGAAAACACTCCACAACAAATTGAACAACCTGAGCCACAACAACCACAAGAAGAAACTACTCAACATAGTCCAACTACATCAGTTAGTTCAATTGAGGGTAGAGTAGTATATGATGAAAATGCCAATAAAATTGGAATTGCAAAACAGGTAGGAATTGATTCAACACAGTCAATGGTTTTGGTAATTACTCAAAACGACGGAACTGAAGGCAGCATCCCATGGAAAAATATCAGAAAAGTAGGAGAAGTCATATTATTAGGTAATCCAGAAGAAAGCGTTACTCCTGGAAAATGTTCAAACTGTGGATTTTCAAATAAAGAAGGTTCAAAATTCTGTGAAGAGTGTGGGACGCCACTTCAATAG
- the trxA gene encoding thioredoxin encodes MGITQISDAKSWEVDVINSDIPVFVDFWAEWCGPCRMVGPVVEELASDYDGKVKFVKVNVDEANELASKYNVFSIPTLILLNKGEIVGQQVGAASKESYKNMIDRALA; translated from the coding sequence ATGGGAATAACACAAATTTCTGATGCAAAGTCTTGGGAAGTTGATGTGATAAACTCTGACATCCCTGTATTTGTAGACTTTTGGGCCGAATGGTGTGGTCCATGTAGAATGGTAGGTCCAGTAGTTGAAGAACTAGCAAGTGACTATGATGGCAAAGTAAAATTTGTCAAGGTTAATGTTGATGAGGCTAATGAATTGGCATCAAAATACAATGTCTTTAGTATTCCAACCTTAATTCTCCTTAACAAGGGTGAGATAGTTGGCCAGCAAGTAGGCGCTGCTTCTAAAGAATCATACAAAAATATGATTGATAGAGCACTAGCATAA
- a CDS encoding zinc ribbon domain-containing protein encodes MQVFDGKKAAQEYMSKHTLAFSTPELTLMRFAFWLGDSVPDPNNEGKGIPRMMTFLTEQDFEPVLIDDEKYEPSGAVKSSGLMGNAYTEQKTDGKFCSECGTSLSATAKFCPECGTTQE; translated from the coding sequence ATGCAAGTATTTGATGGCAAAAAAGCAGCACAAGAATACATGTCAAAACACACTTTGGCATTTTCAACTCCAGAATTAACCCTAATGAGGTTTGCATTTTGGTTAGGTGATTCTGTTCCAGATCCTAACAATGAAGGCAAAGGTATCCCAAGAATGATGACCTTTCTAACAGAACAAGATTTTGAACCTGTTTTGATTGATGATGAAAAATATGAACCATCTGGAGCTGTTAAAAGTTCTGGATTAATGGGAAATGCTTACACTGAACAAAAAACTGATGGAAAATTTTGCTCAGAGTGTGGTACTAGCCTTTCAGCAACAGCAAAGTTTTGTCCTGAATGTGGAACAACACAAGAATAA
- a CDS encoding zinc ribbon domain-containing protein translates to MSFGEVDTLNMLFDKLQSLFDESQGYYESFLDTNNMYKKGQISDKEFFQKLGDYTVAYSALEFLAIKVIFELKKSMGSGSGNTQSPGLMPGMGQPGMMAGNMPPRAGTAENPVGGGPPGIVSAQKAFNDVGTLPSPDPSLMPRQAAPQNNGNGCSSCGAELRPNAKFCTKCGTKA, encoded by the coding sequence ATGTCATTTGGTGAAGTTGATACACTAAACATGCTTTTTGACAAACTCCAAAGTTTGTTTGATGAATCCCAAGGATACTATGAATCCTTTCTAGATACCAATAACATGTACAAAAAAGGTCAAATTAGTGATAAAGAATTCTTCCAAAAATTAGGAGATTATACAGTAGCGTATTCTGCATTAGAGTTTTTAGCAATCAAAGTGATTTTTGAATTAAAAAAATCCATGGGTTCAGGTTCAGGAAATACACAATCACCTGGTTTGATGCCAGGAATGGGGCAACCAGGAATGATGGCAGGAAATATGCCACCAAGAGCTGGCACTGCAGAAAACCCAGTTGGTGGAGGTCCACCAGGAATTGTTTCAGCACAAAAAGCATTCAATGATGTTGGTACATTGCCATCACCAGATCCATCATTAATGCCAAGACAAGCTGCACCTCAAAATAATGGAAATGGGTGTTCTTCATGTGGTGCAGAACTAAGACCAAATGCGAAATTCTGCACAAAATGTGGAACTAAAGCATAG
- a CDS encoding dihydroorotase: protein MTYDTVIVDSHVMFPQGMENKNIVIDEGKIVGLTNDLPSCDNKINGNGLISVPGPIDTHVHYGVYSPINEAAKTESHAAAIGGVTTMMRMLRLGDPFSSSLQSQLDAASQNHYVDYAIHASIFTSQQINEMDYCVNKGITSFKIYMNLGGEIGHVYMDMPPNSSELVAANVDVTNEIVEQTVKTAASLGCPVLVHAEDYESCGCGIKTAREKKQDGLSAWSESRSPEFEAKAIKTVSKFGRDYDCVIYFVHIGSEKALKQIQEERKLGTKIFVETCPHYLTLSYEKQDGYLAKVMPPIRTENDRKAIWNALSANQIDTIGTDHVANQLKLKLGGDDVWSALAGFPGIGTVLPILLNDGVNKNKISLEQFIRFTSQNAAKIFGMFPQKGTLEKNSDADVTMIDLKKEKKVSSELFGGFSDYIVYEGRILKGWPVKTIVRGELIAEDFEVIGKLGHGQLVKRNIGKNS, encoded by the coding sequence ATGACATATGATACTGTAATTGTTGATTCCCATGTCATGTTTCCGCAAGGAATGGAGAATAAAAACATCGTAATTGATGAAGGAAAAATTGTGGGCTTAACTAATGATTTGCCATCTTGTGATAATAAAATCAATGGGAATGGACTGATTTCAGTTCCTGGTCCTATTGATACTCATGTACATTATGGTGTGTATTCTCCAATCAACGAGGCTGCAAAGACTGAATCACATGCTGCTGCCATTGGTGGGGTTACAACTATGATGAGAATGCTCAGATTAGGAGATCCTTTTTCTAGTTCATTACAATCTCAGCTTGATGCTGCATCTCAAAACCATTACGTTGATTATGCAATACACGCATCTATTTTTACTTCTCAACAAATCAATGAAATGGATTATTGTGTAAACAAAGGAATCACTTCGTTCAAAATTTACATGAATCTTGGTGGTGAAATTGGCCATGTTTACATGGATATGCCACCTAATTCTTCTGAACTTGTTGCAGCTAATGTGGATGTAACTAATGAAATTGTTGAACAGACAGTAAAAACTGCGGCTTCTCTTGGTTGTCCAGTTTTGGTTCATGCAGAAGACTATGAATCATGTGGATGTGGAATTAAAACTGCTAGAGAGAAAAAACAAGATGGATTATCTGCATGGTCTGAAAGTCGTTCTCCTGAATTTGAAGCAAAAGCAATCAAGACTGTATCAAAATTTGGACGTGACTACGATTGTGTCATCTATTTTGTTCATATTGGTTCAGAAAAAGCTCTAAAACAAATTCAAGAAGAAAGAAAACTGGGGACAAAAATTTTTGTGGAAACTTGTCCTCACTATTTGACATTGTCTTATGAAAAACAAGATGGGTATCTTGCTAAAGTTATGCCTCCAATAAGAACCGAAAATGATCGAAAGGCAATATGGAATGCACTTTCTGCTAACCAAATTGACACCATAGGAACAGACCATGTTGCAAACCAGCTTAAACTCAAATTGGGTGGAGATGATGTCTGGTCCGCATTAGCCGGTTTTCCAGGAATTGGCACTGTACTTCCCATATTGCTTAATGATGGTGTGAATAAAAACAAAATTTCCTTAGAACAATTTATTCGATTTACAAGTCAAAATGCAGCAAAAATCTTTGGAATGTTTCCCCAAAAAGGAACGCTAGAAAAAAATTCTGATGCTGATGTGACCATGATTGATTTGAAAAAAGAGAAAAAAGTTTCTTCTGAATTGTTTGGAGGTTTTTCAGATTATATTGTCTATGAAGGACGAATTCTCAAGGGGTGGCCTGTTAAAACAATTGTACGAGGAGAATTAATTGCTGAAGATTTTGAAGTGATAGGAAAACTTGGACATGGGCAACTTGTAAAAAGAAATATTGGTAAAAATTCTTAG
- the amrB gene encoding AmmeMemoRadiSam system protein B, which yields MIRKPVVAGQFYPGTKDELEEMIDYCIQHKYGPGIQTQKDEKVFGIVCPHAGYVYSGPTACHSYKAISSKSPELVIILGPNHFGVGRDVATMIDAKWETPLGSVEVDSESAEEIANISKYIEIDELSHSRDHSIEVQIPMLQSLLSNKFKILPIILLDQSLEMAKDVGDAIAQIAKSRNAMIVASSDFTHYEENSFAHSQDKALIEPILEMDVEKFYSVLMEKRITACGYGAMASVMIACKKLGARKGELLSYSTSGDVMGDTSSVVGYGAIKFV from the coding sequence ATGATTAGAAAACCAGTTGTTGCAGGTCAATTTTATCCTGGAACAAAAGATGAACTTGAAGAGATGATAGATTATTGTATACAACACAAGTATGGCCCAGGCATTCAAACACAAAAAGATGAGAAAGTTTTTGGAATAGTTTGTCCCCATGCAGGCTATGTTTACTCAGGTCCTACCGCATGCCATTCTTACAAGGCTATTTCATCTAAAAGTCCCGAACTAGTAATTATTCTTGGGCCTAATCATTTTGGAGTTGGAAGAGATGTCGCAACAATGATTGATGCCAAATGGGAAACCCCTCTTGGGTCAGTTGAGGTTGATTCAGAATCTGCAGAGGAAATAGCAAACATTTCAAAATACATTGAGATTGATGAGTTATCTCATTCTAGAGACCACAGTATAGAAGTTCAAATCCCAATGCTACAATCATTGCTTTCAAATAAATTCAAGATTCTTCCCATAATTTTACTAGATCAAAGCTTAGAAATGGCCAAAGATGTGGGTGATGCAATAGCACAAATTGCTAAATCAAGAAATGCAATGATTGTCGCATCTTCTGACTTTACACATTATGAGGAAAACTCTTTTGCACATTCTCAAGACAAAGCTTTGATAGAACCAATTCTAGAAATGGATGTTGAAAAATTTTACAGTGTTTTAATGGAGAAAAGAATCACTGCATGTGGATACGGTGCCATGGCATCAGTAATGATTGCATGTAAAAAGCTTGGAGCAAGAAAAGGAGAATTGTTAAGCTACTCAACAAGCGGAGATGTCATGGGAGATACATCATCAGTAGTAGGGTACGGTGCAATCAAGTTTGTCTAG
- a CDS encoding TIGR00296 family protein, with protein sequence MTKSQISDSDGIQLVKMARNAVTQYIKNNERVYDSEFNSKFNFSSGIFVTLNKQDELRGCIGYPIPVKKLCDGLVDAAISAATRDPRFTAVTADELEKITFEVTILTPPEEITVGEYSEYLSQIRVGRDGLIVENEFTSGLLLPQVPVEYGWSEEEFLEYTCQKAGLGKDAWKEKSTKISKFQGVIFKEEKPNGKIVRESSDVLL encoded by the coding sequence ATGACTAAATCTCAAATTTCAGATTCAGACGGAATACAACTAGTAAAGATGGCAAGAAATGCTGTTACGCAGTATATCAAAAATAATGAGAGAGTTTACGATTCAGAATTTAACTCAAAATTTAATTTTAGTTCCGGAATATTTGTAACATTAAACAAACAAGATGAACTTAGAGGGTGTATTGGTTATCCAATTCCTGTAAAAAAATTATGTGATGGGTTAGTAGATGCTGCAATTTCAGCTGCAACAAGAGATCCAAGATTCACAGCAGTAACAGCTGATGAATTAGAAAAAATAACATTTGAAGTAACCATCCTAACACCCCCTGAAGAAATCACAGTTGGAGAGTACTCTGAATATTTATCACAAATCAGAGTAGGTAGAGATGGATTAATTGTAGAAAATGAATTTACTTCAGGATTGTTGCTGCCTCAAGTTCCAGTCGAATATGGATGGAGTGAAGAAGAATTCTTAGAATACACATGCCAAAAAGCAGGATTGGGCAAAGATGCATGGAAAGAAAAATCAACAAAAATTTCAAAATTTCAAGGAGTGATTTTCAAAGAAGAAAAACCCAATGGAAAAATTGTCAGAGAATCATCTGATGTTCTTTTATAA